Proteins encoded by one window of Pseudomonas tructae:
- a CDS encoding GreA/GreB family elongation factor — MTKADLLQRIIDTLGLDLDVAQRAAQTAYEAATAEENIAENKYDTLGLEASYLATGQARRMEEIRQARAAYQQLLLRDYDPQRGIQVSNLVTLEAENGSCQRLFLGPEGAGLKIGQGEQLVTVITPRSPLGQHLLGKVEEDEVSLVLGGVPQRYYILEVL; from the coding sequence ATGACCAAAGCCGACTTGCTGCAACGCATCATCGACACCCTGGGCCTTGATCTGGACGTTGCCCAGCGCGCAGCGCAAACCGCCTATGAAGCGGCTACCGCCGAAGAGAACATCGCCGAAAACAAGTACGACACCCTGGGCCTGGAGGCTTCGTACCTGGCCACCGGCCAAGCCCGGCGCATGGAGGAAATCCGCCAGGCGCGGGCGGCGTACCAGCAGTTGCTGCTACGCGACTATGACCCGCAGCGCGGCATCCAGGTCAGCAACCTGGTGACCCTGGAGGCTGAAAATGGCAGTTGCCAGCGGCTGTTCCTCGGCCCCGAAGGCGCGGGGCTGAAGATTGGCCAGGGCGAACAGCTGGTCACGGTGATCACTCCGCGTTCGCCACTGGGGCAGCATTTGCTCGGAAAAGTTGAAGAAGATGAGGTCAGCCTGGTGCTGGGCGGGGTGCCACAGCGTTACTACATCCTCGAGGTTCTGTGA
- a CDS encoding LysR family transcriptional regulator translates to MESFSSIECFVRSAEVGSFAEAARRLSLTPAAVGKNVARLEARLGVRLFQRSTRRLTLTEAGQRFLAEVAASFQTIQYAVANLASAEGQPAGTLKVSMGTVFGCLYIVPLLAEFLRRYPAISPDWHFDNRQVDLIGQGFDAAIGGGFDLPQGVVARKLTPAHRILVAAPAYLQEHPPITQPADLHALDGILIRSPQTGRVRSWPLTSREREQSPLSLRLRMTMSDSQAACAAAEQGLGVALVSMPFAVPYLQAGRLQRVLPDWYVDDGNISLYYAEHKLLPGKTRAFVDFVIEQFARQGLAQRFDALGSL, encoded by the coding sequence ATGGAGTCGTTCAGCAGCATCGAGTGTTTTGTCCGCAGTGCCGAAGTCGGCAGCTTTGCCGAAGCGGCGCGGCGCCTGAGTCTGACCCCGGCGGCGGTGGGCAAGAACGTCGCCCGGCTGGAAGCGCGCCTGGGCGTGCGCTTGTTCCAGCGCAGCACCCGGCGCCTGACCCTGACCGAAGCCGGGCAGCGTTTTCTTGCGGAGGTGGCCGCAAGTTTTCAGACCATCCAGTATGCCGTGGCCAATCTGGCCAGTGCCGAAGGGCAGCCGGCCGGCACCTTGAAAGTGAGCATGGGCACGGTGTTCGGCTGCTTATACATCGTGCCACTGCTCGCAGAGTTTCTGCGCCGCTATCCGGCGATCAGTCCGGACTGGCATTTCGACAACCGTCAGGTCGACCTGATCGGTCAGGGCTTTGATGCGGCCATTGGTGGTGGTTTCGATCTGCCGCAAGGGGTGGTCGCGCGCAAGCTGACCCCGGCGCACCGGATCCTGGTAGCTGCGCCGGCATATTTGCAGGAGCATCCGCCGATTACTCAGCCTGCCGATTTGCACGCGCTCGATGGCATCCTCATTCGTTCACCGCAGACCGGGCGTGTGCGTTCCTGGCCGCTGACCAGCCGCGAGCGGGAGCAGAGCCCTTTGAGCCTGCGTTTGCGCATGACCATGAGTGACTCGCAAGCCGCCTGTGCGGCGGCGGAGCAGGGGTTGGGCGTGGCGCTGGTGAGCATGCCGTTTGCCGTGCCGTACCTGCAGGCTGGCCGGCTACAGCGAGTGTTACCGGACTGGTATGTGGATGACGGCAATATCTCGCTGTATTACGCCGAGCATAAATTGCTCCCGGGCAAGACCCGGGCCTTTGTCGACTTTGTCATCGAGCAGTTTGCCCGGCAGGGGCTGGCGCAGCGCTTCGATGCATTGGGTTCTTTATGA
- a CDS encoding 3-oxoacyl-ACP reductase family protein has product MSTQSSLHGKTALIQGGSRGIGAAIVKRLAAEGASVAFTYANATAQADALQRSIIAAGGKALAIKADSADASAVQQAVQDTVEAFGGLDILVNNAGVLAVGPLAGFSLEDFDRTLAVNVRSVFVATQAAARHMGPGGRIINIGSTNAERMPFAGGGPYAMSKSALVGLTRGLARDLGPLGITINNVQPGPVDTDMNPAQGEFAESLMGLMAVGRYGHVDEIASFVAYLAGPEAAYITGASLTIDGGFAA; this is encoded by the coding sequence ATGTCGACCCAATCCAGCCTCCACGGCAAAACAGCCCTGATCCAGGGCGGTTCGCGCGGTATTGGCGCGGCCATCGTCAAACGCCTGGCCGCCGAAGGCGCCAGTGTCGCCTTCACCTACGCCAACGCCACGGCCCAGGCCGATGCCTTGCAACGCAGCATCATCGCCGCCGGCGGCAAGGCCCTGGCCATCAAGGCCGATAGCGCCGACGCCAGCGCCGTGCAGCAGGCAGTGCAGGACACGGTCGAGGCCTTCGGTGGCCTGGATATCCTGGTCAACAACGCCGGGGTACTGGCAGTCGGGCCGCTGGCGGGTTTCAGCCTGGAAGACTTCGACCGCACCCTGGCGGTAAATGTGCGCAGCGTCTTCGTTGCCACCCAAGCCGCCGCTCGGCACATGGGCCCGGGCGGGCGAATCATCAACATCGGCAGCACCAATGCCGAACGCATGCCCTTCGCCGGCGGCGGCCCCTATGCCATGAGCAAGTCGGCGCTGGTCGGCCTGACCCGTGGCCTGGCCCGCGATCTTGGGCCATTGGGCATCACTATCAACAACGTCCAGCCCGGCCCGGTGGACACCGACATGAACCCGGCCCAGGGCGAGTTCGCCGAAAGCCTGATGGGCTTGATGGCAGTGGGCCGTTACGGCCATGTCGACGAAATCGCCAGCTTCGTCGCTTACCTGGCCGGCCCCGAAGCGGCCTACATTACCGGCGCCAGCCTGACCATCGATGGCGGCTTCGCGGCCTGA
- a CDS encoding LysR family transcriptional regulator produces the protein MNLKQIEYALAVADSGSFTRAAERCHVVQSALSHQVARLEETLGVSLFERSSRRVRLTPAGEAFVHSARPALEATRRIAEDVAAACGEVRGQLSVGEITSLTELDLVDLLADFHAQHPRVDIRWLMAKSELLIADVRERRLDVGFIGVWPGERLDGVEHRLLAEEQLVAVMALEHPLAGVARLSLADLQAQPLVDFPAGSGARRQTDEAFAVAGVRHRVQFEITNIRLVEKFAKRGLAIGLVPARIANSFNGVAVVALEDAPVRHVYAIWSRHPTPAARAFVQLVEQRLAGRDHH, from the coding sequence ATGAACCTCAAGCAGATTGAGTATGCCCTCGCGGTGGCCGATTCCGGCAGCTTCACCCGCGCCGCCGAGCGTTGTCATGTGGTGCAGTCGGCCCTGAGCCATCAGGTTGCCCGGCTCGAAGAGACCCTGGGCGTCAGCCTGTTCGAGCGCAGTTCGCGGCGCGTGCGTCTGACCCCGGCGGGCGAAGCCTTCGTGCACAGCGCCCGACCCGCACTGGAAGCTACCCGGCGGATTGCCGAGGATGTTGCCGCGGCCTGCGGTGAGGTGCGCGGGCAATTGTCCGTCGGTGAGATTACCTCGCTGACCGAACTGGATCTGGTCGATCTGCTGGCTGATTTTCATGCCCAGCACCCGCGGGTGGATATCCGCTGGCTGATGGCCAAGAGCGAACTGCTGATCGCCGATGTGCGCGAGCGGCGCCTGGACGTGGGCTTTATCGGGGTCTGGCCGGGCGAGCGACTGGACGGTGTCGAGCACCGCCTGCTGGCCGAAGAACAGTTGGTGGCGGTGATGGCCCTCGAGCACCCTTTGGCGGGCGTGGCGCGCTTGTCCCTGGCCGATCTGCAAGCACAGCCGCTGGTGGATTTTCCGGCCGGTAGCGGTGCCCGCCGGCAGACCGACGAGGCCTTTGCCGTCGCCGGGGTGCGCCATCGGGTGCAGTTCGAAATAACCAATATCCGCCTGGTGGAAAAATTCGCCAAGCGCGGCCTGGCTATCGGCCTGGTGCCGGCGCGGATCGCCAACAGTTTCAATGGCGTGGCAGTGGTCGCGCTCGAGGATGCGCCGGTACGTCACGTGTATGCGATCTGGTCGAGGCACCCGACCCCGGCCGCCAGGGCGTTTGTCCAGTTGGTTGAACAACGCCTGGCGGGCCGGGATCATCATTGA